A genomic stretch from Helianthus annuus cultivar XRQ/B chromosome 1, HanXRQr2.0-SUNRISE, whole genome shotgun sequence includes:
- the LOC110924435 gene encoding protein ALP1-like, giving the protein MSSSSSSGSTDTMEAVNFFINKVVEATQIILEEEEEEEVSSQLRNRNPHIERDRESANQRLIVDYFADEPLYSEAIFRRRFRMSRRLFWKLLRLKTYGFGMLSLVVEATQIILEEEEEEEVSSQPRNRNPHIERDRESANQRLIVDYFADEPLYSEAIFRRRFKMSRRLFLRIADDLAAYHPFFTQRPDARGKMGFTTLQKCTAAIRQLAYGTTANSWDEYLKMSERQARECLYKFCKFVVKLYSQKYLRKPNHNDVQNLYQHHQARHGFPGMLGSIDCMHWSWRNCPTAWRGMYTRGDQGHPTIILEAVASQDLWIWHAFFGIPGSNNDINVLQNSDVFDDVIKGVGPDTSFTVSGVEYRRGYYLADGIYPQYSTIVKTVRHPADEKRKKFAKFQEAARKDIERCFGVLQQRWHIIENPAHAFTPKTLRYCMYACILLHNMILEDEGHAICEYDENAVEENNVPVSGEQQDLNRFSLHNDFTHVNLQSNLIDHIWSLGENNT; this is encoded by the exons atgtcatcttcttcttcatcaggttCGACGGACACCATGGAAGCCgtaaatttttttataaacaagGTGGTAGAGGCGACACAAATAATTTTGGAAGAAGAAGAGGAGGAGGAGGTTTCGTCACAACTACGAAACAGGAACCCACACATTGAGCGAGACCGAGAAA GTGCTAACCAAAGATTAATCGTTGATTACTTTGCGGACGAGCCGCTGTACTCGGAGGCTATTTTTAGACGCCGTTTCAGAATGAGTCGTCGACTTTTCTGGAAGCTGTTGCGTCTCAAGACctatggatttggcatgctttctTTG gTGGTAGAGGCGACACAAATAATTTTGGAAGAAGAAGAGGAGGAGGAGGTTTCGTCACAACCACGAAACAGGAACCCACACATCGAGCGAGACCGAGAAA GTGCTAACCAAAGATTAATCGTTGATTACTTTGCGGACGAGCCGCTGTACTCGGAGGCTATTTTTAGACGCCGTTTCAAAATGAGTCGTCGACTTTTCTTACGTATCGCCGACGATTTAGCCGCTTATCACCCGTTTTTTACCCAGCGACCCGATGCTAGAGGCAAAATGGGCTTCACCACCTTACAGAAATGTACTGCGGCGATTCGTCAACTTGCTTATGGGACGACAGCCAATTCTTGGGACGAATACTTAAAGATGTCCGAAAGACAAGCTAGAGAATGTTTATACAAGTTTTGCAAATTTGTGGTGAAGCTCTACAGCCAAAAATATTTGCGAAAACCGAATCACAATGACGTTCAAAATTTGTATCAACACCACCAAGCAAGGCACGGTTTTCCAGGcatgctcgggagcattgattgcatgcatTGGTCATGGCGGAATTGTCCTACCGCTTGGCGAGGAATGTATACGCGAGGCGATCAGGGACATCCAACAATAATTCTAGAAGCTGTTGCGTCTCAAGACctatggatttggcatgctttctTTGGTATTCCTGGTTCGAATAACGATATCAATGTTCTACAAAATTCGGATGTTTTTGACGATGTTATAAAAGGGGTCGGTCCTGATACGAGTTTTACAGTTTCGGGCGTGGAGTACAGACGCGGGTATTATCTTGCCGATGGAATATACCCACAATACTCTACAATAGTTAAAACGGTTAGGCATCCTGCGGatgaaaaaagaaagaaatttgccAAGTTTCAAGAAGCGGCtagaaaagatattgaacggtGTTTTGGGGTTCTCCAACAAAGATGGCATATTATTGAAAACCCAGCACACGCTTTTACACCCAAAACATTGCGATACTGTATGTATGCTTGTATTCTGCTGCATAACATGATCCTCGAAGACGAAGGACATGCAATTTGTGAGTATGACGAGAACGCGGTGGAGGAGAATAATGTTCCGGTTAGCGgagaacaacaagatttgaacaggTTCTCGTTACATAACGATTTCACACATGTCAATCTTCAATCGAACTTGATCGATCACATTTGGAGTCTCGGAGAAAACAACAcgtag